One region of Bosea sp. 29B genomic DNA includes:
- a CDS encoding alpha-2-macroglobulin, producing MRHLVRLALLLGLTVAAGPAFAQKAYVRPDLASDGQRLEERLKREVSVGQRPFATLLRDGTAALGRGDARAALPLANAAAVADPTNPGGWRLMAQAASGIEPRDYRERYELRERAVSAAYLAYQRSTSRNDEASSLGVLARVFEKHELWRPALTTYRLSLDLADNASLRTDYEALRAQRGFRLTSNKVDSDAASPRACFEFSEPLSRGRVDFTPYVAITGKGDFAVTGEERQLCVDGLRHGERYSFVIRQGVPSAIPDEKLLKSADYEVYVRDRAPSVRFTGKNYVLPRTGQQGVPVVSVNADSLDLEVMRIGDRNLIGSVHSDDFLSQLGSYNASQIASDKGSSVWKGTMAVKSELNKDVTTAFPVLEAVGRLQPGVYVMFAKPTGTSKTASSSDGDGDYDDGTTRATQWFVVSDLGLTSFSGPDGVHVLVRSLADASPVANAELRLIARNNEVLATVRSDRDGYARFDAALGKGQGGNAPGLVTASVGEDYGFLDLKQTAFDLSDRGVKGRVAPAGLDAFLYTERGVYRSGETVYLTTLLRDAKGAAVSGLPLTLVVRRPDGVEYRRRQVEDQGAGGRAHSIPLISGAQTGTWRVQAYSDPKGAAIGEISFLVEDYVPERLELTLSPKKQVLQAGEPAEIDVNARYLYGAPGSDLDVTGSMTVRSAAQTAIPGFAGYEVGLTDEAFEPQQAEFEDAAKTGADGKVTIANPVAQPETNRPLEVELTVRVGEPGGRAIARSVTMPIVPKGAAIGVRKAFKEGELGNGQTATFDVIMAQGDGRRLARQGVKWTLSKVSRNYQWFYQDGRWNYEGVKTTRRVADGEIAVAENAPARIAAPVQWGNYRLDVSADGGEATETSVSFNVGYETDKTADQPDVLDVALDKPSYANGESMQVRLTPRFAGKATLAVMSDRIAEIRTVDVPANGTTVTIPAKSDWGASAYLVVLAHRPMDTAAQRMPGRAIGLAWFSVGKEERNLAIDLGAPNLVRPLSTLSLPVKVTGAKAGEEAFITVAAVDIGILNLTRFESPDPSKYFFGQRQLGHELRDLYGYLIDGMQGARGAIRSGGDAAPQLNGEAPTQEPLARYSGVVKLGPDGTAKVDFELPAFNGSVRVMAVAWSAGRTGQASADVFVRDQIVAQATLPRFLALGDQSRFHLQIDNVEGPAGSYLVDLDVKGPVVVAADATRRSMTMAAGAKSSLTIPVTAAGLGRASFDVKVTGPNGIGTVQNLAVRVQPSTQTIARRIVRPIPGGGSLTVSSDLMADLVPDSGAVSVSVSPVAALDVAAVLKALDRYPYGCTEQTISRALPLLVVNRLASMEQLALDGNADERVTAAIERVLARQGNNGSFGLWGVGGEDLWLDAFVTDFLTRARERQFAVPQTAFNMALDRLRNQVVNTSEINKEEAAGIAYALYVLARNGRPVMGDLRYLADNKLGDFGSPLARAQIGAALSLLGDRTRGRAAFSSALGTLQQASDDGLSRADYGSRLRDGAGILTLIAESNGERTDLSRAADVVQNARQNARYTSTQENMWMAMAAAAMAKDAEGMALTVDGAERKGAFYRTIPQASLEAKPLVIGNPGTASANAVITVSGIPSTPEPALNQGFGLERTLFTMKGERVDPSRLRQNERYVVALKVTEPTARYGRLLLVDPVPAGLEIENAKLTEGASVEGLNWLKQEVSPVHTEARDDRFVAAFERSGGKNDPLGYTVAYIARAVSPGRYVAPAAVIEDMYRPDRFGRTAFGTVEITSAR from the coding sequence ATGCGCCATCTCGTCCGTCTCGCCCTCCTGCTCGGCCTGACTGTCGCCGCCGGACCCGCTTTCGCCCAGAAGGCCTATGTCCGGCCCGATCTCGCCAGCGACGGCCAGCGCCTGGAAGAGCGATTGAAGCGCGAGGTCTCGGTCGGCCAGCGTCCCTTTGCCACCCTGCTGCGCGACGGCACCGCCGCCCTCGGCCGCGGCGATGCCCGCGCCGCCCTGCCGCTCGCCAACGCCGCGGCAGTCGCCGATCCCACCAATCCCGGCGGCTGGCGCCTGATGGCACAGGCGGCGAGCGGCATCGAGCCGCGTGATTATCGCGAGCGTTATGAGTTGCGCGAGCGCGCCGTCAGCGCCGCCTATCTCGCCTATCAGCGCTCGACCTCGCGCAATGACGAGGCCTCCTCGCTCGGCGTGCTCGCCCGCGTCTTCGAGAAGCACGAGCTCTGGCGCCCGGCGCTGACCACCTATCGCCTCAGCCTCGATCTTGCCGACAACGCCTCGCTGCGCACAGATTACGAGGCGCTGCGGGCCCAGCGCGGCTTCCGCCTGACCTCCAACAAGGTCGATTCCGATGCGGCGAGCCCGCGCGCCTGCTTCGAATTCTCCGAGCCGCTGTCGCGTGGGCGCGTCGACTTCACGCCCTATGTCGCCATCACCGGCAAGGGCGATTTCGCCGTCACCGGCGAGGAGCGCCAGCTCTGCGTCGACGGCCTGCGCCATGGCGAGCGCTACAGCTTCGTCATCCGCCAGGGTGTGCCCTCGGCCATTCCCGACGAGAAGCTGCTGAAATCGGCCGATTACGAGGTCTACGTCCGTGATCGCGCCCCGTCCGTGCGCTTCACCGGCAAGAACTATGTGCTGCCGCGCACCGGCCAGCAGGGCGTGCCGGTCGTCTCGGTCAATGCCGACAGCCTCGACCTCGAGGTGATGCGCATCGGCGACCGCAACCTGATCGGCTCGGTCCATTCCGACGACTTCCTCAGCCAGCTCGGCAGCTACAACGCCAGCCAGATCGCCTCGGACAAGGGTTCGAGCGTCTGGAAGGGCACGATGGCGGTGAAGTCCGAGCTCAACAAGGATGTCACCACCGCCTTCCCGGTGCTGGAAGCGGTCGGCCGGCTCCAGCCCGGTGTCTATGTGATGTTCGCCAAGCCGACCGGCACCAGCAAGACCGCGAGTTCGTCCGACGGCGATGGCGACTATGACGACGGCACGACCCGCGCGACGCAATGGTTCGTCGTCTCCGATCTCGGCCTGACCTCCTTCTCCGGGCCGGACGGCGTGCATGTGCTGGTGCGCTCGCTCGCCGACGCTTCGCCCGTCGCCAATGCGGAACTGCGCCTGATCGCCCGCAACAACGAGGTGCTGGCGACCGTCCGCTCCGACCGCGACGGCTATGCCCGCTTCGACGCCGCCCTCGGCAAGGGCCAGGGCGGCAATGCGCCGGGCCTCGTCACCGCCAGCGTCGGTGAAGATTACGGCTTCCTCGACCTGAAGCAGACTGCCTTCGATCTTTCCGATCGCGGCGTGAAGGGCCGCGTCGCCCCGGCCGGGCTCGACGCCTTCCTCTATACCGAGCGCGGCGTCTATCGCTCCGGCGAGACCGTCTACCTGACGACGCTGCTGCGCGACGCCAAGGGCGCCGCCGTCTCCGGCCTGCCGCTGACCCTCGTCGTCAGGCGGCCGGACGGCGTCGAATATCGCCGCCGCCAGGTCGAGGATCAGGGCGCCGGCGGCCGTGCGCATTCGATCCCGCTGATCTCCGGCGCCCAGACCGGCACCTGGCGCGTCCAGGCCTATTCCGACCCGAAGGGCGCCGCGATCGGCGAAATCTCCTTCCTGGTCGAGGATTACGTCCCCGAGCGGCTGGAACTGACGCTGTCGCCGAAGAAGCAGGTGCTGCAGGCCGGCGAGCCGGCCGAGATCGACGTCAACGCCCGCTATCTCTACGGCGCGCCCGGCTCCGATCTCGACGTCACCGGCTCGATGACCGTGCGCTCGGCGGCGCAGACCGCGATCCCCGGTTTCGCCGGCTATGAGGTCGGCTTGACCGACGAGGCCTTCGAGCCGCAGCAGGCCGAATTCGAGGACGCCGCCAAGACCGGCGCCGACGGCAAGGTCACGATCGCCAACCCGGTCGCCCAGCCCGAGACCAACCGGCCGCTGGAAGTCGAATTGACCGTGCGCGTCGGCGAGCCCGGCGGGCGCGCCATCGCCCGTTCCGTCACCATGCCGATCGTGCCGAAGGGCGCCGCCATCGGCGTGCGCAAGGCCTTCAAGGAGGGCGAGCTCGGTAACGGCCAGACCGCGACCTTCGACGTGATCATGGCCCAGGGCGACGGGCGCCGCCTCGCGCGCCAGGGCGTGAAATGGACGCTGTCCAAGGTCAGCCGCAACTATCAGTGGTTCTACCAGGACGGCCGCTGGAACTATGAAGGCGTGAAGACGACCCGCCGCGTCGCCGATGGCGAGATCGCCGTCGCTGAGAACGCTCCGGCCCGCATCGCCGCCCCGGTGCAATGGGGCAATTACCGGCTCGATGTCAGCGCCGATGGCGGCGAGGCGACCGAGACCAGCGTCTCCTTCAATGTCGGCTACGAGACCGACAAGACCGCGGACCAGCCCGACGTGCTCGACGTCGCCCTCGACAAGCCATCCTACGCCAATGGCGAGAGCATGCAGGTGCGCCTGACGCCGCGCTTCGCCGGCAAGGCGACGCTGGCGGTGATGAGCGACCGAATCGCCGAGATCCGCACCGTCGACGTGCCAGCCAATGGCACGACCGTGACCATCCCCGCCAAGTCGGACTGGGGCGCCAGCGCCTATCTCGTCGTGCTCGCCCATCGCCCGATGGACACGGCTGCGCAGCGCATGCCGGGCCGTGCCATAGGCCTCGCCTGGTTCAGCGTCGGCAAGGAGGAGCGCAACCTCGCCATCGATCTCGGCGCGCCCAACCTCGTGCGCCCGCTCTCGACGCTGTCGCTTCCGGTCAAGGTCACGGGTGCGAAAGCAGGCGAAGAAGCCTTCATCACCGTCGCGGCGGTCGATATCGGCATCCTCAACCTCACCCGCTTCGAGAGCCCCGATCCGAGCAAGTACTTCTTCGGTCAGCGTCAGCTCGGCCATGAATTGCGCGATCTCTACGGCTATCTGATCGACGGCATGCAGGGCGCGCGCGGCGCGATCCGCTCCGGCGGCGACGCTGCTCCGCAGCTCAATGGCGAGGCGCCGACGCAGGAGCCGCTGGCGCGCTATTCCGGCGTGGTCAAGCTCGGGCCGGACGGCACGGCCAAGGTCGATTTCGAATTGCCGGCCTTCAACGGCTCGGTCCGCGTCATGGCGGTGGCCTGGAGCGCCGGCCGCACCGGCCAGGCCAGCGCCGACGTCTTCGTGCGCGATCAGATCGTGGCGCAGGCGACGCTGCCGCGTTTCCTGGCGCTCGGCGACCAGTCGCGCTTCCACCTGCAGATCGACAATGTCGAGGGACCGGCCGGCTCCTATCTCGTCGATCTCGACGTCAAGGGCCCGGTCGTCGTCGCCGCCGATGCGACCCGCCGCAGCATGACCATGGCCGCCGGCGCCAAGAGCTCGCTGACGATCCCGGTCACCGCCGCCGGGCTCGGCCGCGCCAGCTTCGACGTCAAGGTCACCGGCCCGAACGGCATCGGCACGGTGCAGAACCTTGCCGTACGCGTGCAGCCCTCGACCCAGACGATCGCGCGCCGGATCGTGCGCCCGATCCCGGGCGGCGGCTCGCTGACCGTCTCCTCCGATCTGATGGCCGATCTCGTGCCGGATTCCGGTGCGGTCTCGGTCTCGGTCTCGCCGGTCGCGGCGCTCGACGTCGCAGCGGTGCTGAAGGCGCTCGACCGCTACCCCTATGGCTGCACCGAGCAGACGATCAGCCGGGCGCTGCCGCTGCTGGTCGTCAACCGGCTCGCCTCGATGGAGCAGCTGGCGCTCGACGGCAATGCCGATGAGCGCGTCACCGCCGCGATCGAGCGCGTGCTTGCCCGCCAAGGCAATAACGGATCCTTCGGCCTCTGGGGCGTCGGCGGCGAGGATCTCTGGCTCGACGCCTTCGTCACCGACTTCCTGACCCGCGCCCGCGAGCGCCAGTTCGCGGTGCCGCAGACCGCCTTCAACATGGCGCTCGACCGCCTGCGCAACCAGGTCGTCAACACCAGCGAGATCAACAAGGAGGAAGCGGCCGGCATCGCCTATGCGCTCTATGTGCTCGCCCGCAACGGCCGGCCGGTGATGGGCGATCTGCGCTATCTCGCCGACAACAAGCTCGGCGATTTCGGCTCGCCCCTCGCCCGTGCCCAGATCGGCGCCGCGCTCTCGCTGCTCGGCGACCGCACCCGCGGCCGCGCCGCCTTCAGCAGCGCGTTGGGAACGCTGCAGCAGGCCAGCGATGACGGCCTGTCCCGCGCCGATTACGGCTCGCGGCTGCGCGACGGCGCCGGCATCCTGACCCTGATCGCCGAGAGCAATGGCGAGCGCACCGACCTTTCCCGCGCCGCCGACGTCGTCCAGAACGCGCGCCAGAATGCGCGCTACACCTCGACGCAGGAGAACATGTGGATGGCGATGGCCGCCGCGGCCATGGCCAAGGACGCCGAGGGCATGGCGCTGACCGTCGACGGCGCCGAGCGCAAGGGCGCCTTCTACCGGACGATCCCGCAGGCCTCGCTCGAAGCGAAGCCCCTCGTGATCGGCAACCCCGGCACGGCCTCGGCCAATGCGGTGATCACCGTCTCCGGCATCCCGTCGACGCCGGAGCCGGCCCTGAACCAGGGTTTTGGGCTGGAGCGCACGCTCTTCACCATGAAGGGCGAGCGGGTCGATCCGTCGCGGCTGCGCCAGAACGAGCGCTATGTCGTCGCGCTCAAGGTCACTGAGCCGACGGCGCGCTATGGCCGACTGCTGCTGGTCGATCCCGTCCCGGCCGGCCTCGAGATCGAGAACGCCAAGCTGACCGAAGGCGCTTCGGTGGAAGGCCTCAACTGGCTGAAGCAGGAGGTCTCGCCCGTACATACCGAAGCACGCGACGACCGCTTCGTCGCGGCCTTCGAGCGCAGCGGCGGCAAGAACGACCCGCTGGGCTACACGGTCGCCTATATCGCCCGGGCCGTCTCGCCCGGCCGCTATGTCGCGCCGGCAGCCGTGATCGAGGACATGTACCGGCCGGATCGCTTCGGCCGAACAGCTTTCGGCACGGTCGAGATCACCTCGGCGCGGTGA
- a CDS encoding trypsin-like peptidase domain-containing protein — MFKVPALVGMTAILACLGAAQAQQPADPRLAVATQAYAALPEAERKAIQADLIWTGHLNSAATGNFGALTFRAVNSFKAWRGEPNGQLTPAERQELARLAKTARDAAGFAVITDQPTGVRIGIPQKLLPKREATPAGGSRWQSGDGKITLDVSAGPATEPLQAIFERAIAVNPNIQRKVTYKLLQPTFFVVAGETPTGKFFRRQALGPSGLRGFSVGYDKGVSATFDKVVTAIADSFEPFPSGAAPAPTPAAPGAPAVASAPAQPATERFGVGLVVGKELVLTARAAVDACKGLKVGSRPAKLRAQDQTSGLALLDVPGLTSGAAPGLRDAAPAAKEAVVVLAYDGTAAARTAVALPGEVTSDAVLAPLQPGGAGSPVFDRQGRLAGLVTANPSDKALIAGVAPQRNYAIAGVVQLKAMLEKADAKPAAAAATGELSTGAIAEAAGKSVVSVACGL; from the coding sequence GTGTTCAAGGTTCCCGCGCTGGTCGGCATGACCGCAATCTTGGCCTGCCTTGGCGCCGCACAGGCGCAGCAGCCGGCTGATCCGCGGCTAGCCGTGGCGACGCAGGCCTATGCCGCCCTGCCGGAAGCCGAGCGCAAGGCGATCCAGGCCGATCTGATCTGGACCGGCCATCTCAACAGCGCCGCGACCGGCAATTTCGGGGCGCTAACCTTCCGGGCCGTGAACAGCTTCAAAGCATGGCGCGGCGAACCGAACGGACAATTGACGCCGGCGGAGCGGCAGGAGCTGGCACGCCTCGCAAAAACCGCGCGCGACGCGGCGGGCTTTGCCGTGATCACCGACCAGCCGACCGGCGTGCGCATCGGCATCCCGCAAAAGCTTCTGCCGAAACGTGAGGCGACGCCGGCCGGCGGCAGCCGCTGGCAGAGCGGCGACGGCAAGATCACGCTCGACGTCAGCGCCGGCCCTGCGACAGAGCCGCTCCAGGCGATCTTCGAGCGCGCCATCGCCGTCAACCCGAACATCCAGCGCAAGGTCACCTACAAGCTGCTGCAGCCGACCTTCTTCGTCGTCGCCGGTGAGACGCCGACCGGAAAGTTCTTCAGGCGGCAGGCGCTCGGTCCGTCGGGCCTGCGCGGCTTCTCGGTCGGCTATGACAAGGGCGTCTCCGCGACCTTCGACAAGGTGGTGACCGCGATCGCCGACAGTTTCGAGCCGTTCCCGAGCGGTGCAGCGCCCGCGCCGACGCCAGCGGCTCCCGGTGCGCCTGCGGTCGCGAGCGCTCCGGCACAGCCGGCGACCGAGCGCTTCGGCGTCGGTCTCGTCGTCGGCAAGGAGCTGGTGCTGACGGCGCGTGCCGCCGTCGACGCCTGCAAGGGGCTCAAGGTCGGATCGCGGCCGGCCAAGCTGCGGGCGCAGGATCAGACAAGCGGGCTCGCGCTGCTCGATGTGCCCGGGCTGACGTCGGGCGCCGCGCCGGGGCTGCGCGATGCTGCGCCCGCCGCGAAAGAGGCGGTGGTGGTGCTCGCCTATGACGGAACCGCCGCCGCGCGCACCGCGGTCGCGCTGCCCGGAGAGGTGACGAGCGACGCCGTGCTCGCGCCCCTGCAGCCGGGTGGCGCCGGCAGCCCGGTCTTCGACCGGCAGGGCCGTCTTGCCGGGCTGGTCACCGCCAATCCCTCCGACAAGGCCCTGATCGCCGGGGTCGCGCCGCAGCGCAATTACGCCATCGCGGGCGTCGTGCAGCTCAAGGCGATGCTGGAGAAGGCCGACGCCAAACCTGCGGCAGCTGCAGCGACCGGCGAGCTCAGCACCGGCGCGATCGCCGAGGCTGCGGGCAAGAGCGTCGTGTCCGTCGCCTGCGGGCTCTGA
- a CDS encoding tripartite tricarboxylate transporter permease, whose translation MNAIATAFGLVFDPYVLAVIMGSAVFGMFVGAMPGLTATMATALLVPVTFFMSPVPALGAIVTATAMAIFAGDIPAAMLRMPGTPASAAYADESYEMTKKGQLDLCMGVNLVFSVLGGIFGVIILIVLAPVLAEVAINFSSFEYFWLACLGLTCAVFIGTGDPLKGLLSLFIGLAIGCIGIDPAAGQPRFTFGNVDLLSGINFIPTLIGMFAVSELLRGAVTMEKAGMMVKQSVGNMFAGLGEVTRKYWKNFIRGSVIGTVIGALPGAGADIAAWVSYAVSKKLSKEPEKFGTGHIEGIVDSTSANNSALGGAWIPALVFGIPGDSITAIVIGVLYMKGMNPGPTVFLQTPELIYAVFIIFILANLLMFPLGWAAIKSAKQILRVPRNILLPIILIFCMVGSFAMTNSLYGVVLMVVMGLFGWLLEEHGIPVAPLILGLVLGEMLEQNFMSSMIKANGSFIGFLDRPIAGTLGVLTLLLWGAMLWKALPFGGRQPAAA comes from the coding sequence ATGAACGCGATTGCAACCGCCTTCGGCCTGGTCTTCGACCCCTATGTGCTGGCCGTGATCATGGGCTCGGCCGTCTTCGGCATGTTCGTCGGGGCGATGCCGGGCCTGACCGCGACCATGGCGACGGCTCTGCTGGTGCCGGTCACCTTCTTCATGTCGCCGGTGCCGGCGCTCGGCGCCATCGTCACCGCCACAGCCATGGCGATCTTCGCCGGCGACATCCCCGCGGCGATGCTGCGCATGCCCGGCACGCCCGCCTCGGCCGCCTATGCCGACGAGAGCTACGAGATGACCAAGAAGGGCCAGCTCGACCTGTGCATGGGCGTCAACCTCGTGTTTTCCGTGCTCGGTGGCATCTTCGGCGTGATCATCCTGATCGTGCTCGCGCCGGTCCTGGCCGAGGTCGCGATCAACTTCTCCTCCTTCGAGTATTTCTGGCTCGCCTGCCTCGGCCTGACCTGCGCGGTCTTCATCGGCACCGGCGATCCGCTCAAGGGCCTGCTCTCGTTGTTCATCGGCCTCGCCATCGGCTGCATCGGCATCGATCCCGCCGCCGGCCAGCCGCGCTTCACCTTCGGCAATGTCGACCTGCTCTCCGGCATCAACTTCATCCCGACCTTGATCGGCATGTTCGCGGTCTCCGAGCTGCTGCGCGGCGCCGTGACCATGGAAAAGGCCGGCATGATGGTGAAGCAGAGCGTCGGCAATATGTTTGCCGGCCTCGGCGAGGTGACGCGCAAATACTGGAAGAACTTCATCCGCGGCTCGGTGATCGGCACGGTGATCGGCGCGTTGCCGGGCGCTGGCGCCGACATCGCCGCCTGGGTCTCCTATGCCGTCTCGAAGAAGCTCTCGAAGGAGCCGGAAAAGTTTGGCACCGGCCATATCGAGGGCATCGTCGATTCGACTTCGGCCAACAATTCCGCGCTCGGCGGCGCCTGGATCCCGGCGCTGGTCTTCGGCATCCCTGGCGATTCGATCACCGCGATCGTCATCGGCGTGCTCTACATGAAGGGCATGAACCCGGGCCCGACCGTCTTCCTGCAGACGCCGGAGCTGATCTATGCCGTCTTCATCATCTTCATCCTCGCCAATCTCCTGATGTTCCCGCTCGGCTGGGCGGCGATCAAATCGGCCAAGCAGATCCTGCGGGTGCCGCGCAACATCCTGCTGCCGATCATCCTGATCTTCTGCATGGTCGGCTCTTTCGCCATGACCAACTCGCTCTACGGCGTCGTGCTGATGGTGGTGATGGGCCTGTTTGGCTGGCTGCTGGAGGAACATGGCATCCCGGTCGCGCCGCTGATCCTCGGCCTCGTGCTGGGCGAGATGCTGGAGCAGAACTTCATGAGCTCGATGATCAAGGCGAACGGCTCTTTCATCGGTTTCCTCGACCGACCGATCGCCGGCACGCTCGGCGTGCTGACGCTGCTGCTCTGGGGCGCGATGCTCTGGAAGGCATTGCCGTTCGGCGGGCGCCAGCCTGCCGCAGCCTGA
- a CDS encoding tripartite tricarboxylate transporter substrate binding protein, whose product MSRISRRSVLAGAAAAGATGLIARPAIGQAQWPNRPVTLVCPWGAGGGTDATARIIGSLLERSLGQPVNVVNRTGGSGVVGHSAIATAAPDGYTIGMITVEISMMHHQGLTDLNPTSYTPLALMNEDPPGVQVSASSPYKDIKALAEAIKASPAGKLKASGTGQGGIWHLALIGWLVAMGLKPDHVAWAPSNGAAPAMQDLAAGGVDIVTCSVPEGRAMIDAGKAKSLAIMAKERNPQFKDVPTLNESLGINYSVGAWRGIAGPKGLPEAVQTRLIAELKKAYESKEFQDFMNARGFGMTFADQAGFTKFMAEGDKAMGAAMSAAGLAKKA is encoded by the coding sequence ATGAGCAGAATTAGCAGACGTTCGGTGCTGGCTGGCGCGGCAGCGGCCGGCGCTACGGGATTGATCGCACGCCCGGCGATCGGCCAGGCGCAATGGCCGAACCGACCGGTGACCTTGGTCTGCCCCTGGGGCGCGGGCGGCGGCACCGACGCGACGGCGCGCATCATCGGCTCGCTGCTGGAGAGGAGCCTGGGCCAGCCCGTCAACGTCGTGAACCGCACCGGCGGCTCGGGCGTGGTCGGCCATTCGGCGATCGCGACAGCGGCCCCGGACGGCTACACGATCGGGATGATCACCGTCGAAATCTCGATGATGCATCATCAGGGCCTGACCGACCTCAACCCGACCAGCTACACGCCGCTGGCGCTGATGAACGAGGACCCGCCCGGCGTCCAAGTCTCGGCGTCGAGCCCCTACAAGGACATCAAGGCACTGGCCGAGGCGATCAAGGCCTCGCCGGCCGGCAAGCTCAAGGCGTCGGGCACTGGCCAGGGCGGCATCTGGCACCTCGCGCTGATCGGCTGGCTCGTCGCCATGGGCCTGAAGCCTGATCATGTCGCCTGGGCGCCCTCCAATGGCGCGGCGCCGGCGATGCAGGACCTCGCCGCCGGCGGCGTCGACATCGTCACCTGCTCTGTGCCGGAAGGCCGGGCGATGATCGATGCCGGCAAGGCGAAGTCACTGGCCATCATGGCCAAGGAACGCAATCCGCAGTTCAAGGACGTGCCGACGCTCAACGAGTCGCTCGGCATCAACTACTCGGTCGGCGCCTGGCGCGGCATTGCCGGGCCGAAGGGGCTGCCGGAGGCGGTGCAGACCAGGCTGATCGCCGAGCTGAAGAAGGCCTACGAGTCCAAGGAGTTCCAGGACTTCATGAACGCCCGCGGCTTCGGCATGACCTTCGCCGACCAGGCCGGCTTCACCAAGTTCATGGCCGAAGGCGACAAGGCGATGGGGGCTGCGATGTCCGCGGCCGGCCTCGCCAAGAAAGCCTGA
- a CDS encoding tripartite tricarboxylate transporter TctB family protein, with amino-acid sequence MRFNDAVVGAAFILIAAAMIAMTFSFSAFPGQQYGPSLFPRIIGAGIIGCSALLIVRGVRERATGGRWLALDDWTGVPRRVASFALMLGAMAFYVLASEPLGFIPCAFLIQLVLFLWFGVRPITAVVVAVVMTGLVHWFFSSLMRVPLPRGVLDSVL; translated from the coding sequence ATGCGTTTCAACGACGCCGTGGTCGGAGCCGCGTTCATCCTGATCGCCGCCGCGATGATCGCGATGACCTTTTCCTTCTCCGCCTTTCCCGGCCAGCAATACGGGCCGAGCCTGTTTCCGCGCATCATCGGCGCCGGGATCATCGGCTGCTCGGCGTTGCTGATCGTTCGCGGTGTCCGGGAGCGCGCGACCGGCGGGCGCTGGCTCGCGCTGGACGACTGGACCGGCGTGCCGCGCCGTGTCGCCTCCTTCGCGCTGATGCTCGGGGCGATGGCGTTCTATGTCCTCGCCTCCGAGCCGCTCGGCTTCATTCCCTGCGCCTTCCTGATCCAGCTCGTGCTGTTCCTCTGGTTCGGCGTCCGGCCGATCACGGCGGTGGTGGTCGCGGTCGTGATGACCGGGCTGGTGCACTGGTTCTTCTCGTCGCTGATGCGCGTGCCGCTGCCGCGCGGCGTCCTCGACAGCGTCCTTTGA